A genome region from Campylobacter concisus includes the following:
- the purF gene encoding amidophosphoribosyltransferase, giving the protein MCAIVGIINSKDAAKTAYYALFSMQHRGQEASGISVCDDGEISTHKGNGLVTEVFNEEILRSLKGDMAIGHNRYATAGKNSGRDAQPIAANYSLGQISIVHNGNLVNKDEVRDELIKDGAIFQTNMDTENIIHLIARNHSKHLQDRIIAALDKIKGAYCLLIQSRHKTFAIRDRWGVRPLSLGRLKDGGYIVASETCAFDLVGASFIRDIRPGEMIVFEHGKSEFQSIQIYDPDPRICAFEYIYFARPDSVIEGKSVYEVRKKMGEVLAKKSKIKADFVVPVPDSGVPAALGYANESKIPFELAITRNHYVGRTFIEPSQEMRNLKVKLKLNPMSSVLKGKSIVVIDDSIVRGTTSKKVVDLLRHAGAKEIHFRVACPELKYPERYGIDTPSFEELISSKKNAEEVREYIGADSLEFLSIDELKESIGNERKYSLVSFDGDYFIK; this is encoded by the coding sequence ATGTGTGCAATAGTTGGCATTATAAATTCTAAAGATGCAGCAAAGACTGCCTATTATGCGTTATTTTCTATGCAGCATCGCGGCCAAGAGGCAAGCGGTATTAGCGTTTGCGATGATGGAGAAATTTCTACTCACAAGGGTAATGGCCTAGTTACAGAGGTTTTTAATGAAGAAATTTTAAGATCGCTAAAAGGCGATATGGCTATTGGTCACAACCGATATGCAACGGCTGGTAAAAACTCAGGTCGTGACGCCCAGCCAATAGCCGCTAACTACTCTTTGGGGCAGATTTCAATCGTCCATAATGGAAATTTGGTAAATAAAGATGAGGTTAGAGATGAGCTTATTAAGGATGGTGCGATATTTCAGACAAATATGGATACTGAAAATATCATCCATCTAATCGCAAGAAACCATAGCAAGCACTTGCAGGACCGTATTATCGCGGCACTTGATAAGATAAAAGGTGCTTATTGTCTGCTTATCCAGTCACGCCATAAAACCTTTGCCATAAGAGATCGCTGGGGTGTTAGGCCGCTAAGTCTTGGCAGGCTAAAAGATGGTGGATATATCGTAGCTAGCGAGACTTGCGCTTTTGATCTTGTGGGAGCTAGCTTTATAAGAGATATTAGGCCTGGTGAGATGATAGTTTTTGAACATGGAAAAAGTGAGTTTCAAAGTATCCAAATTTATGATCCAGATCCTAGAATTTGTGCATTTGAATATATCTATTTTGCTCGCCCAGATAGCGTGATAGAAGGTAAAAGTGTCTATGAAGTTAGAAAAAAAATGGGTGAAGTACTAGCTAAAAAGAGCAAAATTAAAGCAGATTTCGTCGTACCTGTACCAGATAGCGGTGTGCCAGCAGCGCTCGGATATGCAAACGAGAGCAAGATCCCTTTTGAGCTAGCTATCACTAGAAACCACTATGTGGGTAGAACCTTCATCGAGCCAAGCCAAGAGATGAGGAATTTAAAAGTTAAGCTAAAACTTAACCCGATGTCATCAGTTCTAAAGGGTAAAAGTATCGTTGTCATAGATGATAGTATCGTTCGCGGTACTACTTCAAAAAAGGTGGTTGATCTTTTAAGACATGCGGGCGCTAAAGAGATTCATTTTAGAGTCGCATGCCCTGAGCTTAAATACCCTGAGCGATACGGTATCGATACGCCAAGCTTTGAAGAGTTAATAAGCTCTAAAAAAAATGCAGAGGAAGTAAGAGAATATATCGGTGCAGATAGCTTAGAATTTTTAAGTATAGACGAACTTAAAGAAAGTATCGGTAATGAGCGAAAATATTCGCTTGTAAGCTTTGATGGTGACTATTTCATAAAGTGA
- a CDS encoding phosphatidylglycerophosphate synthase has protein sequence MNELENLKEIGLKEISRKTHIEPTFLQYIFDKNFEKLSRLNIRGYAKILQREYDVDLSELLAEYDAFMQENTPDESHKTKVTPKISSYTPKDITIQKQSGSGGAGFLFWLIILAIIAGGAYHFDAYKYIENFLSFLNDENKSVSYSQSSIVNEVKKNIIDTNITISQNSPKIEENISSVKISAPVEQNVTTSPANMEQNAVKPSMTAQSAPKIEQNITKPLNEAVITPKQRVWIGIINLENGQKVSNDTSKSININLDQRQLVVCGNGNIELKIGDKVTKYNPSRPARFLVENGEMKFVSYDEFVELNKGKSW, from the coding sequence ATGAATGAATTAGAGAATTTAAAAGAGATAGGTTTAAAGGAAATTTCACGTAAAACGCATATTGAGCCTACATTTTTACAATATATTTTTGATAAAAATTTTGAAAAATTATCACGTTTAAATATTAGGGGCTATGCCAAGATTTTGCAACGTGAATATGATGTTGATTTGAGCGAGTTGCTCGCTGAATATGATGCCTTTATGCAAGAAAATACTCCAGATGAGAGTCACAAAACTAAAGTTACTCCAAAAATTTCTTCTTACACTCCAAAAGATATTACCATACAAAAACAAAGCGGTAGTGGCGGTGCTGGATTTTTATTTTGGCTCATCATTTTAGCTATTATCGCTGGTGGGGCATATCATTTTGATGCTTACAAATATATCGAGAATTTTTTATCATTTTTAAATGATGAGAATAAAAGCGTGAGCTATTCGCAGTCAAGCATAGTAAATGAGGTGAAGAAAAATATCATCGATACAAATATCACCATCTCTCAAAATAGCCCTAAAATAGAAGAAAACATATCAAGCGTAAAAATTTCAGCTCCAGTTGAGCAAAATGTGACAACAAGTCCTGCAAACATGGAGCAAAATGCTGTGAAGCCAAGCATGACAGCTCAGTCAGCTCCTAAGATAGAGCAAAACATTACAAAGCCACTAAATGAGGCAGTCATTACACCAAAACAACGCGTCTGGATAGGCATCATTAATCTTGAAAATGGTCAAAAAGTATCAAACGACACAAGCAAAAGCATAAATATAAATTTAGACCAAAGGCAGCTCGTAGTTTGTGGAAATGGTAACATTGAGCTAAAGATCGGCGATAAGGTAACAAAATATAATCCAAGTCGTCCAGCTAGGTTTTTAGTAGAAAATGGAGAGATGAAATTTGTGAGCTATGATGAGTTCGTAGAACTTAATAAGGGCAAATCTTGGTAA
- the rpmE gene encoding 50S ribosomal protein L31 — protein sequence MKKDIHPEYVDCTVTCACGNTFKTKSNKSEIRIDICDKCHPFFTGSEKIVDSAGRVEKFKKKYAQK from the coding sequence ATGAAAAAAGATATCCATCCAGAATACGTAGATTGCACTGTAACTTGTGCTTGCGGAAACACTTTTAAAACAAAGTCAAACAAAAGCGAGATCAGAATTGACATTTGCGACAAGTGCCACCCATTTTTCACAGGCAGCGAAAAGATAGTTGATAGTGCTGGCCGTGTTGAGAAATTTAAGAAAAAATACGCTCAAAAATAA
- the dapB gene encoding 4-hydroxy-tetrahydrodipicolinate reductase, whose product MVKIGLYGASGKMAQSIISCLRDEKNALLSVAFSQKNEVENLNSELLTNDFAKFFEACDVIIDFSQKEATVALLNYARTNPKPLVIGTTGLNDEDKNLLHLASGAMPILYATNMSLGVAVLNRLARIASKTLREFDIEIVEQHHRHKKDAPSGTAMTLAGCVAEARDLNLEDVLVTGRAGMVGVRSKDEIAVMALRGGDVVGRHTVGFYNDGEFIELNHTATSRATFSKGAIRAAIWLKDQNSGLYSVDDSLGLDD is encoded by the coding sequence TTGGTAAAAATAGGACTTTACGGTGCTAGCGGAAAGATGGCTCAAAGTATTATCTCTTGCTTAAGAGATGAGAAAAATGCACTTTTAAGTGTCGCTTTTAGCCAAAAAAATGAGGTTGAAAATTTAAATAGTGAACTTCTGACAAATGACTTTGCTAAATTTTTTGAAGCGTGTGATGTAATAATCGACTTTAGTCAAAAAGAGGCTACGGTAGCACTGCTGAACTACGCTAGAACTAATCCAAAACCACTAGTTATCGGTACGACAGGGTTAAATGACGAAGATAAAAACTTACTCCATTTAGCATCTGGAGCTATGCCTATTCTTTACGCAACAAATATGAGTTTGGGCGTGGCTGTACTAAACCGCCTTGCAAGGATTGCTTCAAAAACATTAAGAGAATTTGACATAGAGATCGTCGAGCAACACCACAGGCACAAAAAGGACGCTCCAAGCGGTACAGCGATGACATTGGCTGGCTGCGTGGCTGAGGCTAGGGATTTAAATTTAGAAGATGTTTTAGTCACTGGTAGAGCTGGTATGGTAGGGGTTAGGAGCAAAGACGAGATCGCAGTTATGGCACTTCGTGGTGGAGATGTGGTCGGTCGCCACACGGTTGGCTTTTATAATGACGGCGAGTTTATTGAGCTAAATCACACCGCAACGAGTAGGGCAACCTTTTCAAAAGGTGCGATCAGGGCTGCTATTTGGCTCAAAGATCAAAATAGTGGTCTATACTCGGTAGATGATAGTTTGGGGCTTGATGATTAA
- a CDS encoding 6-pyruvoyl trahydropterin synthase family protein produces MIIRKLFRFENAHIVRFCSSKRCRTSIHGHSYVAEILLSSNFLDNAGMVYDFGLMKQNIKTIIDSFDHATTIFSGDNDEYKNDLKKHSARWIEISLNPSAEQFCRIFFVLIERLLELSVMNNGEREVKLHSIIVHETDTGYAQCFKEDSANAQMGEIKLDEIKFSDAIIEEWEDKNLFEKMKNRLKIEIPKDV; encoded by the coding sequence ATGATTATTAGAAAGCTTTTTAGATTTGAAAATGCACATATTGTGAGATTTTGCAGCTCAAAGCGTTGCAGAACTAGCATCCACGGGCACAGCTATGTGGCTGAAATTTTACTTAGCTCAAATTTTCTTGATAATGCCGGCATGGTCTATGATTTTGGCTTAATGAAGCAAAATATAAAAACGATCATTGATAGTTTTGATCACGCTACGACAATATTTTCAGGCGATAATGATGAATATAAAAATGATCTAAAAAAGCACTCGGCAAGATGGATCGAGATCTCGCTAAATCCAAGTGCAGAGCAGTTTTGCCGCATATTTTTTGTACTCATAGAAAGACTACTTGAGCTTAGCGTGATGAACAACGGTGAGCGTGAAGTGAAGCTTCATAGCATTATCGTGCATGAGACTGATACAGGCTATGCACAGTGCTTTAAAGAGGACTCCGCAAATGCGCAAATGGGCGAGATAAAGCTAGATGAGATCAAATTTTCAGACGCTATCATAGAAGAGTGGGAAGATAAAAATTTATTCGAGAAAATGAAAAATAGGTTAAAAATAGAAATTCCAAAGGACGTTTGA
- a CDS encoding homoserine dehydrogenase → MNVAILGIGTVGESVAKILLKNKKLIAARSGEEIVPVIGVVRNLNKKRDAGIPLTDDINSVINRDDIDVFVELMGGVEEPFRVVSEILKRKKAVVTANKALLAYHRYALQNLAKNTPFGFEASVAGGVPIIRALREGLSANHIVSINGILNGTSNFILTSMMDEGSNFKDALKKAQELGYAEADPTFDVGGFDTAHKLLILASIAYGVHGDPEDILIEGIQGITPEDIFFAKDFEYSIKLLAIAKKSEGKIELRVHPALVPQNKMIAKASGVTNAISVVGEVVGETMYYGPGAGGDATASAVISDLIDIARDSKSPMLGYKAPFELNTLELLDRDRIKTKYYFRLKVEDKMGVLAKITNLMSENNLSIDSILQKPKDESEFAVLFFTTHTSLEADVRRTIEILKEQEYIKEEPFMMRIEE, encoded by the coding sequence ATGAATGTAGCGATATTGGGCATTGGAACCGTTGGCGAGTCAGTTGCTAAAATTTTACTAAAAAACAAAAAGCTAATCGCAGCAAGAAGTGGCGAGGAGATAGTGCCAGTCATCGGAGTGGTCAGAAATTTAAATAAAAAAAGAGATGCTGGCATCCCTTTGACTGACGATATAAATAGCGTTATAAATCGCGATGATATCGACGTTTTTGTCGAACTTATGGGTGGTGTGGAAGAGCCTTTTAGGGTTGTGAGTGAAATTTTAAAGCGAAAAAAAGCAGTCGTGACCGCAAACAAAGCACTTCTGGCCTATCACAGATATGCTTTGCAAAATTTAGCCAAAAACACGCCATTTGGCTTTGAAGCAAGCGTGGCTGGTGGCGTACCGATCATTAGAGCCTTAAGAGAAGGCTTAAGCGCAAACCACATCGTTAGTATAAATGGCATACTAAACGGAACTAGTAACTTTATCCTAACCTCGATGATGGACGAGGGCTCAAATTTTAAAGACGCACTTAAAAAGGCGCAAGAGCTCGGATACGCTGAGGCTGATCCTACTTTTGATGTGGGTGGCTTTGATACGGCTCATAAGCTTCTTATACTGGCAAGCATCGCATACGGTGTACACGGCGATCCAGAGGATATTTTGATCGAAGGAATACAAGGTATCACACCTGAAGATATATTTTTCGCAAAAGATTTCGAATACTCAATAAAACTTCTAGCGATTGCCAAAAAAAGTGAGGGTAAAATCGAGCTACGCGTACATCCAGCGCTTGTACCACAAAATAAAATGATAGCAAAGGCAAGTGGTGTGACAAATGCGATTAGTGTCGTTGGCGAGGTCGTTGGCGAGACGATGTACTATGGACCTGGGGCTGGCGGTGACGCAACGGCAAGTGCGGTGATCAGTGATCTTATCGACATCGCAAGAGATAGCAAATCGCCGATGCTAGGATATAAAGCACCGTTTGAATTAAATACGCTTGAGCTACTTGACCGCGATAGGATAAAGACGAAGTACTACTTTAGATTAAAGGTCGAGGATAAAATGGGTGTGCTAGCAAAGATTACAAATTTAATGAGCGAAAACAACTTATCGATTGATAGCATACTTCAAAAACCAAAAGATGAGAGTGAATTTGCTGTATTGTTTTTTACGACACATACGAGTCTTGAGGCTGATGTAAGAAGGACAATTGAAATTTTAAAAGAGCAAGAGTATATAAAAGAAGAGCCATTTATGATGAGGATCGAGGAGTAG
- a CDS encoding DUF2314 domain-containing protein produces the protein MVKLIFRFEDDEFAQVERMWVVVSETNNGEFTGILDNEPFTKGCLKVGDEIKFNYKKCS, from the coding sequence ATAGTAAAGCTTATATTTAGATTTGAAGATGATGAGTTTGCTCAGGTTGAGCGCATGTGGGTGGTCGTTAGCGAGACAAATAACGGCGAATTTACCGGCATTTTAGACAATGAACCATTTACAAAAGGCTGTTTAAAAGTTGGCGATGAGATCAAGTTTAACTACAAAAAATGTTCTTGA
- a CDS encoding LL-diaminopimelate aminotransferase — protein sequence MFDEIRFNTIERLPNYVFAEVNAIKMAARRAGEDIIDFSMGNPEGRTPQHIVDKLCESAQKDKTHGYSASAGIYKLRLAICNWYKRKYGVNLDPDTEAVATMGSKEGFVHLAQAVINPGDVAIVPDPAYPIHTQAFLFAGGSVAKMPLHYNDKFELDENKFFENLIQTIHASSPKPKYVVVNFPHNPTTVTVQKSFYERLVSIAKQERFYVISDIAYADLTFDGYKTPSIFEVDGAKDVAVECYTLSKSYNMAGWRVGFMCGNKRLCAALKKIKSWVDYGMFTPIQVAATVALDGDQSCVEEIRQIYEKRRDVMIEAFAQAGWELKKPSSSMFIWAKLPPKVSHLGSLEFSKQLLTKASVAVSPGIGFGEGGNDYVRLALIENENRIRQAARNIKKYLKEFE from the coding sequence GTGTTTGATGAGATAAGATTTAATACAATTGAGCGTTTACCAAACTACGTTTTTGCCGAAGTAAATGCAATAAAAATGGCTGCACGAAGAGCTGGCGAGGACATCATCGACTTTTCTATGGGTAATCCTGAGGGCAGAACACCACAGCACATCGTCGATAAACTATGCGAAAGCGCGCAAAAGGACAAGACTCACGGCTACTCAGCCAGTGCTGGAATTTACAAGCTCCGCCTTGCCATTTGCAACTGGTACAAAAGAAAATACGGCGTAAATTTAGACCCAGATACCGAAGCAGTCGCTACGATGGGTAGCAAAGAGGGCTTTGTTCACTTAGCTCAAGCCGTGATAAACCCAGGCGATGTGGCTATCGTGCCTGATCCTGCTTATCCGATACACACGCAAGCGTTTTTATTTGCTGGCGGAAGTGTCGCAAAGATGCCACTTCACTACAATGATAAATTTGAGCTAGATGAGAATAAATTTTTTGAAAATTTGATCCAAACTATACACGCAAGCTCACCAAAGCCAAAATACGTAGTCGTAAATTTCCCTCACAATCCAACGACCGTGACAGTGCAAAAGAGCTTTTACGAGCGCCTTGTAAGTATTGCAAAACAAGAGAGATTTTACGTTATCTCTGACATCGCCTACGCGGATCTTACATTTGATGGCTACAAAACGCCAAGTATCTTTGAGGTTGATGGTGCAAAAGACGTTGCAGTCGAGTGCTACACACTTTCAAAAAGCTACAATATGGCTGGCTGGAGAGTTGGCTTTATGTGCGGAAATAAAAGACTTTGCGCCGCACTTAAAAAGATAAAATCATGGGTTGATTACGGCATGTTTACGCCGATACAGGTGGCTGCCACAGTCGCACTTGACGGCGATCAAAGCTGTGTTGAAGAGATACGCCAAATTTATGAAAAAAGAAGAGATGTGATGATAGAGGCCTTTGCTCAGGCTGGTTGGGAGCTTAAAAAACCAAGCTCAAGTATGTTTATCTGGGCGAAACTTCCGCCAAAGGTTAGCCATCTGGGCAGCCTTGAGTTTTCAAAGCAGCTTCTTACAAAGGCATCAGTTGCAGTTAGCCCTGGTATCGGTTTTGGCGAGGGCGGAAATGACTATGTGCGTCTAGCTCTTATCGAAAACGAAAATAGAATAAGACAAGCAGCAAGAAATATAAAAAAATATTTGAAAGAATTTGAATGA
- the trxA gene encoding thioredoxin, whose protein sequence is MGKYIELTKENFDVTKEGVALVDFWAPWCGPCRMLAPVIEELAEDFDGKAKICKVNTDEVQDLAVEFGIRSIPTLLFFKNGELVEQMVGAQSKQALTDKLNSLL, encoded by the coding sequence ATGGGAAAATACATCGAACTTACAAAAGAAAATTTTGATGTTACAAAAGAAGGCGTTGCTTTAGTAGACTTTTGGGCTCCATGGTGCGGACCTTGCCGTATGCTAGCTCCAGTGATCGAAGAGCTTGCTGAAGACTTTGACGGCAAAGCAAAAATTTGCAAGGTAAATACTGACGAAGTGCAAGATCTTGCGGTTGAGTTTGGCATCAGATCGATCCCAACATTGCTATTTTTCAAAAATGGCGAGCTAGTTGAGCAAATGGTCGGTGCACAGTCAAAACAAGCCTTAACTGATAAACTAAATTCGCTTCTTTAA
- the rsmI gene encoding 16S rRNA (cytidine(1402)-2'-O)-methyltransferase, whose amino-acid sequence MLYFIPTPIGNLEDISLRAIRILRECEIAICEDTRVCKSLINLLNERFDASINISKFIPLHTHNEDDFFTNLSDDFFSRNVAYMSDAGMPGISDPGVSLVRYAQKNNIEYEILSGANAALLSVVASGLCDKEFVFLGFLPNTGRDRVLAIQNALNLAYPAVIYESPKRILGLVQSITNLEPEREIFAIKEATKKFETKFKDRAKNLVQILEKANLSGEWAIVISKSDKTATQNITKDEILSLDLAPKVKAKLLNKITGEDVKKIYDELTKA is encoded by the coding sequence TTGCTCTACTTTATTCCTACTCCAATAGGAAATTTAGAAGATATCTCGCTTCGTGCGATTAGAATTTTGCGTGAATGCGAGATAGCTATTTGCGAAGATACAAGAGTCTGTAAAAGTCTTATAAACCTGCTAAATGAACGCTTTGACGCAAGTATAAATATTTCAAAATTTATTCCACTTCACACCCATAACGAAGATGACTTTTTCACAAATTTAAGTGATGATTTTTTTAGCAGAAATGTAGCCTACATGAGCGATGCTGGTATGCCAGGTATCAGCGATCCAGGCGTTAGCCTAGTAAGATACGCTCAAAAAAATAACATTGAATATGAGATTTTAAGTGGAGCAAATGCCGCACTTTTAAGTGTAGTCGCAAGTGGACTTTGTGATAAGGAATTTGTCTTTTTGGGCTTTTTGCCAAACACTGGTAGAGATAGAGTCCTCGCTATCCAAAATGCTCTAAATTTAGCTTATCCAGCCGTTATTTACGAAAGCCCAAAACGCATACTAGGCTTAGTACAAAGTATCACAAATCTAGAACCTGAGAGAGAAATTTTTGCCATAAAAGAGGCTACAAAAAAATTTGAGACTAAATTTAAGGATAGAGCCAAAAATTTAGTCCAAATTTTAGAAAAAGCAAATTTAAGTGGAGAGTGGGCGATTGTCATCTCAAAAAGTGACAAAACAGCCACTCAAAATATCACAAAAGATGAGATACTTTCGCTTGATCTTGCTCCAAAAGTAAAAGCAAAATTGCTTAACAAAATAACTGGAGAAGATGTAAAAAAGATATATGATGAGCTTACGAAAGCTTAA
- a CDS encoding 16S rRNA (uracil(1498)-N(3))-methyltransferase → MKFLYDKNAGNENLKIVNEAFLHLKARRMQAGERISVRNLRDFKEYIYEIDEIDRRSASLSLVFASSNGEQKFDFTIAWAVVDPKTIEKTLPFLNEIGVGKIAFVYTKFSQANFKIDIERLNYINALSCEQCGRTSLMEFEIYKNLDELMSVYKNVSAINFGGKNLNEKRDDEILIIGPEGGFSEDETAKFKNSYCLNTKNILRSQTAVISVAAKFLA, encoded by the coding sequence ATGAAATTTTTATATGATAAAAATGCAGGTAATGAAAACTTAAAGATAGTAAATGAAGCTTTTTTGCACCTAAAAGCTAGAAGAATGCAAGCTGGTGAGCGAATAAGTGTTAGAAATTTACGAGACTTCAAAGAGTATATTTATGAAATTGATGAGATTGATAGGCGAAGTGCGAGCTTAAGTCTTGTCTTTGCCAGCTCAAATGGCGAGCAAAAATTCGACTTTACGATCGCTTGGGCTGTTGTAGATCCAAAGACTATTGAAAAAACACTGCCGTTTTTAAATGAGATAGGTGTTGGCAAAATCGCATTTGTTTACACGAAATTTTCTCAAGCAAATTTTAAGATAGATATCGAAAGGCTAAACTATATAAATGCACTTTCATGTGAGCAGTGCGGACGAACGTCGCTAATGGAATTTGAAATTTATAAAAACTTAGATGAGCTGATGAGCGTTTATAAAAATGTCTCAGCTATAAATTTTGGCGGTAAAAATTTAAATGAAAAAAGAGATGATGAAATTTTAATAATAGGTCCAGAGGGTGGATTTAGCGAGGATGAGACGGCTAAATTTAAAAATAGCTACTGCCTAAATACTAAAAACATTTTAAGATCACAGACCGCGGTTATCTCAGTGGCTGCAAAATTCCTGGCTTAA
- the rlmB gene encoding 23S rRNA (guanosine(2251)-2'-O)-methyltransferase RlmB — translation MIIYGKQLFLHILNKRPQILEEIYLSKECDKKLFSKICGTGKKIIRVDNQKAQSLARGGNHQGFLANVSEFEFSDIAELKKLNFIAILYGISDVGNIGAIARSAYALGCEGLVIVAKSINMQGVLRSSSGAAYEIPIAIFEDGLSLLNELKQFGFKIYATASNGKNVKEMKFAGKRALVMGSEGEGIPQKALAKCDECIGIKLKEGWDSLNVSAAFAIICDRMIYE, via the coding sequence ATGATAATATACGGAAAACAACTATTTTTACATATTTTGAACAAGCGACCACAGATACTAGAAGAGATATATCTCTCAAAAGAGTGTGACAAAAAACTCTTCTCTAAAATTTGTGGCACAGGCAAAAAAATCATCCGCGTGGATAATCAAAAAGCACAGTCTTTAGCTCGCGGTGGGAATCATCAAGGTTTTTTAGCGAATGTTAGTGAGTTTGAATTTTCAGACATTGCTGAGCTTAAAAAGCTAAATTTTATCGCTATTCTTTATGGTATAAGCGATGTTGGCAATATCGGTGCTATCGCTAGAAGTGCCTATGCTCTAGGCTGCGAAGGTCTTGTGATAGTGGCAAAAAGTATAAATATGCAAGGCGTTTTAAGATCAAGTAGTGGTGCTGCTTATGAGATACCAATAGCGATTTTTGAAGATGGGCTTAGTTTATTAAATGAACTAAAGCAATTTGGTTTTAAAATTTATGCAACCGCAAGTAATGGTAAAAACGTAAAAGAGATGAAGTTTGCCGGTAAAAGAGCTTTGGTGATGGGCTCAGAGGGCGAAGGCATACCGCAAAAGGCTCTAGCGAAGTGTGATGAGTGTATTGGTATAAAGTTAAAAGAGGGCTGGGACTCCTTAAATGTAAGTGCAGCTTTTGCAATAATTTGTGACAGGATGATATATGAATGA
- a CDS encoding NAD(P)/FAD-dependent oxidoreductase yields the protein MLDLAIIGGGPAGLSAGLYATRGGLKNVVMFEKGEPGGQITSSSEIENYPGQKAPGESGFDFMSTWWKQCSAFGLVHKWANVVGVRKNSDGSFEILLEGGKSEQAKAVIVATGSTPRRAGFKGEDEFFGKGVSTCATCDGFFYKNKEVAVLGGGDTAVEEALYLANICSKVYLIHRRDEFRAVPTTVEKARKNEKIEFITSATIKEALGDKMGLTKIVLDTKNGERVLDVPGIFTFVGLNVNNEILKDENGKFICEMVDGGQVKTDLKMQTSLKGLFVAGDIREDAPKQVVVAAGDGAVAALSAMSYIESLH from the coding sequence ATGCTTGATTTAGCGATCATCGGAGGCGGTCCAGCAGGACTAAGCGCCGGACTTTACGCCACTAGAGGCGGACTAAAAAATGTTGTAATGTTTGAAAAAGGCGAGCCTGGCGGTCAGATCACCTCGAGCTCAGAGATAGAAAACTACCCAGGCCAAAAAGCCCCTGGCGAGAGTGGCTTTGACTTTATGAGCACTTGGTGGAAGCAGTGTAGCGCATTTGGTCTAGTTCATAAATGGGCAAACGTTGTTGGTGTTAGAAAAAATAGCGACGGCAGCTTTGAAATTTTACTTGAAGGTGGCAAAAGTGAGCAAGCAAAGGCGGTTATCGTAGCTACAGGATCTACTCCAAGACGTGCTGGTTTTAAGGGTGAGGATGAATTCTTTGGCAAAGGTGTTAGCACATGCGCAACATGCGATGGCTTTTTTTACAAAAATAAAGAAGTGGCTGTTCTTGGCGGTGGCGACACAGCTGTTGAAGAGGCACTTTATCTAGCAAATATCTGCTCGAAAGTATATCTAATTCATAGACGTGACGAATTTAGAGCGGTGCCAACAACCGTTGAAAAAGCTAGAAAAAATGAAAAGATCGAGTTTATAACAAGTGCAACGATAAAAGAAGCACTTGGCGATAAAATGGGTCTCACAAAGATCGTGCTTGATACCAAAAATGGCGAGCGTGTGCTTGATGTGCCGGGAATTTTTACCTTTGTAGGACTAAATGTAAATAATGAAATTTTAAAAGATGAAAATGGCAAATTTATCTGCGAGATGGTTGATGGTGGACAGGTTAAGACCGATCTTAAGATGCAAACTAGTCTAAAAGGGCTATTTGTGGCAGGTGACATCAGGGAAGACGCTCCTAAACAAGTAGTTGTAGCCGCAGGTGATGGCGCAGTAGCAGCACTTAGTGCTATGAGCTACATTGAAAGCTTGCATTAA
- a CDS encoding YraN family protein: MGLKEYLFGKSSENRACDFLQKLGFVILERNFHSKFGEIDIIALSSDKILHFIEVKATSGEYEAEYRLNKAKYIKILKTINFYMMKNEPNRDFQVDLLVIKNENLELIENISL, encoded by the coding sequence TTGGGACTAAAAGAGTATCTCTTTGGCAAAAGCTCAGAAAATAGGGCGTGTGATTTTTTACAAAAGCTTGGTTTTGTCATTTTAGAGAGAAATTTTCACTCTAAATTTGGCGAGATCGACATTATCGCACTAAGCAGTGATAAAATTTTACACTTCATAGAGGTAAAAGCAACTAGCGGAGAATATGAAGCAGAGTATAGACTAAATAAGGCAAAATATATAAAAATTTTAAAAACTATAAATTTTTATATGATGAAAAATGAGCCAAATAGAGATTTTCAAGTCGATTTACTCGTTATAAAAAATGAAAATTTAGAACTGATAGAAAATATTAGTTTATAA